A region of Vibrio chagasii DNA encodes the following proteins:
- the csrD gene encoding RNase E specificity factor CsrD: MRYTPTLKLSTRLVAFVTVIVISAMFILFIGGTLSFKRIGQEYLDHYLVGIVDVVDKEMEDPDAAYSMQRWMPKMLQASNIVEMKLSNKTGIVYRFKDTSPQIDPSRLYEKSFVLERNTGYRIEFKALPPYIGYSYSLEAMWSITLAVALIIFCLARGVRWLKEQLMGSEMLEERGRMILAGQVEAHAKGDEREWPFTASEALDVLIEELKDARQERSRFDTFIRTHTFLDKLTGTANRVLFDNKLESALHESGARGGVLLIRIDEWEQVRDDNDKQVTDNFIIEVGEVLSNIVQRYPDVIFSRYYEADFAVFIPHQGAKDIATLAAQCLRQLDKLTPPEPLEADNWCHIGVTMYTEGERHSQIMDETETALKSAQLERINNWSRFPKQNKNELDRGSVRWRTLLDTALLPDNLVIFAQRCYLMSELGQANELHREIFTRIQDPEKGLLKSSRFMPAVEQVGYQAQMDQSVLRVLLKSLKESTQPIHYSVNLNVTPFSSKQHFKWFRSELLQLSAQHRSQLAFEFPEGHLIAHLDYMRPVAKMLRGLGCKVIVGQAGRTIVSTHYIKDLKVNYIKLHRSLIKKIDQRHENQLFVRSLIGACGDSPTQVIAVGVETKQEKNTLIELGINGYQGRYFDEEQQIIPLPNKGSKPVKAESVVKVGRRNRWRKSSS; encoded by the coding sequence ATGAGATATACCCCCACACTAAAATTGAGCACCCGATTGGTCGCATTTGTCACCGTGATAGTTATCAGTGCGATGTTCATTCTTTTTATCGGTGGCACCCTCTCATTTAAGCGTATCGGGCAAGAGTATTTAGACCATTATTTGGTGGGTATTGTCGACGTTGTAGATAAGGAAATGGAAGATCCTGACGCTGCATATTCAATGCAACGTTGGATGCCTAAAATGTTGCAAGCAAGCAACATTGTTGAGATGAAACTCTCGAATAAGACCGGCATTGTTTATCGCTTCAAAGATACCTCCCCGCAGATTGATCCTAGTCGCCTTTATGAAAAAAGCTTTGTATTAGAGCGAAATACCGGTTACCGAATTGAATTTAAGGCTCTGCCTCCTTACATTGGATACAGCTATTCATTGGAGGCGATGTGGTCGATTACTTTAGCGGTCGCCTTGATCATTTTCTGTTTAGCTCGTGGTGTGCGATGGTTAAAAGAGCAGTTAATGGGCTCTGAAATGCTGGAAGAGCGTGGAAGGATGATTCTTGCTGGTCAGGTTGAAGCTCATGCAAAAGGTGATGAGCGAGAGTGGCCTTTTACTGCGAGTGAAGCTCTCGATGTTCTTATTGAAGAGTTAAAGGATGCTCGGCAAGAGCGTAGTCGCTTCGATACCTTTATTCGTACCCATACCTTCTTAGATAAACTCACTGGCACCGCCAATAGAGTGCTATTCGATAACAAGCTTGAATCGGCACTGCATGAAAGTGGTGCTCGTGGCGGTGTGCTGTTGATACGTATTGATGAGTGGGAACAGGTACGCGATGATAATGACAAGCAAGTTACAGATAACTTTATTATTGAGGTTGGCGAAGTATTATCGAATATCGTACAGCGCTACCCAGATGTTATTTTCTCTCGTTATTATGAAGCTGACTTTGCTGTATTTATCCCTCATCAAGGTGCCAAAGACATTGCGACGCTGGCTGCCCAGTGTTTAAGACAACTTGATAAGCTAACACCACCAGAGCCTTTAGAGGCTGATAATTGGTGCCATATTGGCGTGACCATGTACACCGAAGGTGAGCGTCATAGTCAGATTATGGATGAAACAGAAACGGCACTAAAAAGTGCGCAATTGGAGCGCATTAATAACTGGAGTCGTTTCCCTAAACAAAATAAAAATGAGCTTGATAGAGGCAGTGTTCGCTGGAGGACACTACTTGATACAGCACTGCTTCCTGATAATTTAGTAATCTTCGCTCAGCGATGTTATCTTATGTCTGAATTAGGTCAAGCTAATGAATTGCATAGAGAAATATTCACTAGAATTCAGGATCCTGAGAAAGGTTTATTGAAATCCTCTCGATTCATGCCAGCGGTAGAGCAAGTGGGTTACCAAGCTCAAATGGATCAATCGGTTTTGAGAGTGTTGTTGAAGTCACTGAAAGAATCGACTCAACCTATTCATTATTCAGTGAACCTCAATGTCACCCCTTTTTCTAGTAAGCAGCACTTCAAATGGTTCAGAAGTGAGTTGTTGCAGCTCTCTGCACAGCATCGTTCACAACTGGCTTTTGAGTTTCCTGAGGGGCACCTTATCGCTCATCTTGATTATATGAGACCGGTGGCAAAGATGCTGCGAGGACTTGGGTGTAAAGTGATTGTTGGCCAAGCTGGGCGAACTATTGTCAGCACTCACTACATTAAGGATTTGAAGGTTAACTATATAAAGCTTCATCGCAGTTTGATTAAGAAAATTGACCAAAGACATGAAAACCAGCTGTTCGTCCGCAGTTTAATTGGGGCATGTGGTGACTCTCCAACTCAAGTTATTGCGGTGGGGGTCGAGACAAAACAAGAAAAGAACACCTTGATAGAGTTAGGTATTAACGGCTATCAGGGAAGGTATTTCGACGAAGAACAACAAATTATCCCTTTACCTAATAAAGGCTCAAAGCCAGTGAAAGCTGAGTCTGTAGTAAAAGTTGGTCGAAGAAATCGATGGCGTAAGAGTAGTAGCTAA
- a CDS encoding single-stranded DNA-binding protein, with product MASRGVNKVILVGNLGNDPEIRYMPNGGAVANITIATSESWRDKATGEQREKTEWHRVALFGKLAEVAGEYLRKGSQVYIEGQLQTRKWQDQSGQDRYTTEVVVQGFNGVMQMLGGRAQGGAPAQGGMGGQQQQGGWGQPQQPQQQQYSAPAQQQPKAPQQAPQQAQPQYNEPPMDFDDDIPF from the coding sequence ATGGCTAGCCGTGGAGTTAACAAAGTTATATTAGTGGGTAACCTAGGTAATGACCCAGAAATTCGTTACATGCCAAATGGCGGCGCAGTAGCGAACATTACCATTGCAACGTCAGAGTCATGGCGTGATAAAGCAACTGGCGAACAGCGTGAAAAAACAGAATGGCACCGTGTTGCTCTGTTTGGCAAGCTAGCTGAAGTTGCTGGTGAGTACCTACGTAAAGGTTCTCAAGTTTACATTGAAGGTCAACTTCAAACTCGTAAATGGCAAGACCAAAGCGGTCAAGATCGCTACACAACGGAAGTTGTGGTTCAAGGCTTTAACGGCGTTATGCAAATGCTAGGCGGTCGTGCTCAAGGTGGCGCACCAGCTCAAGGTGGCATGGGTGGCCAACAACAGCAAGGTGGTTGGGGTCAACCTCAACAACCACAACAGCAACAATACAGTGCTCCAGCTCAACAGCAGCCGAAAGCACCTCAACAAGCTCCTCAGCAGGCTCAACCTCAATATAATGAGCCACCGATGGATTTTGATGATGACATCCCATTTTAA
- a CDS encoding LuxR C-terminal-related transcriptional regulator, with amino-acid sequence MRKSRYARTLHFMCIDPSDTYLHVKEIEKHLSIILYKMTPDDLMLVDRKQSNRILLVDYKEVPKLLAICPNLTVIWKNHEIILFNVPHQLPTSELLTYGVLKGLFYNTDKKDKIAHGLQEVIDGDNWLPRKVTNQLLFYYRNMVNTNTTPTNVDLTIREIQVIRCLQSGSSNTQIADDLFISEFTVKSHLYQIFRKLAVKNRVQAIAWANQNLLA; translated from the coding sequence ATGAGAAAGTCTCGATATGCTCGCACTTTACACTTTATGTGCATCGACCCAAGTGATACTTACTTACACGTAAAAGAGATAGAAAAACACCTATCTATTATCTTGTATAAGATGACGCCAGACGACCTAATGTTAGTCGATAGGAAGCAGAGTAATCGCATTCTTCTTGTCGACTATAAAGAAGTACCAAAGCTATTGGCTATCTGCCCTAACCTGACTGTAATATGGAAGAATCATGAGATCATTTTATTTAATGTCCCACATCAACTGCCGACCTCAGAGCTCTTAACTTACGGTGTATTAAAAGGACTGTTTTATAACACTGATAAAAAAGACAAAATTGCTCATGGTTTACAAGAGGTAATCGATGGCGATAACTGGCTGCCAAGAAAGGTCACCAACCAACTGCTGTTTTACTACCGTAATATGGTCAACACCAACACAACGCCTACCAATGTTGATCTCACCATTCGCGAGATTCAGGTTATTCGTTGTCTCCAATCAGGCTCATCAAACACACAAATAGCCGATGACCTCTTTATCAGTGAGTTCACCGTGAAGTCTCACCTCTACCAAATATTCCGCAAGTTGGCGGTAAAAAATAGAGTCCAAGCAATCGCATGGGCCAACCAGAACTTGCTTGCATAA
- the galU gene encoding UTP--glucose-1-phosphate uridylyltransferase GalU, translating to MIKKCLFPAAGYGTRFLPATKSMPKEMMPVVNKPLIEYGVEEAIEAGMDGMCIVTGRGKHSIMDHFDKNYELEHQISGTNKEDLLINIRETIEAANFTYIRQREMKGLGHAILTGRELVGDEPFAVVLADDLCVNEQQGVLAQMVALYKQFRCSIVAVQEVPEEETHKYGVISGEMIKDDLFRVDDMVEKPEQGTAPSNLAIIGRYILTPDIFELIEQTEPGKGGEIQITDALLKQAKAGCVLAYKFKGQRFDCGSVEGYIEATNYCFENLYKKDQQQVELGKHSTQKEA from the coding sequence ATGATCAAAAAGTGCCTTTTCCCGGCAGCAGGCTACGGTACACGCTTCTTACCAGCAACCAAATCAATGCCGAAAGAAATGATGCCAGTAGTAAACAAACCACTGATTGAATACGGCGTTGAAGAAGCGATCGAAGCCGGTATGGACGGAATGTGTATCGTAACGGGCCGTGGTAAGCACTCAATCATGGATCACTTCGACAAGAACTACGAACTTGAACATCAGATCAGTGGTACAAATAAAGAAGACCTACTGATTAATATCCGTGAAACGATTGAAGCTGCGAACTTCACTTATATCCGCCAACGCGAAATGAAAGGCCTAGGTCACGCTATTTTGACTGGTCGCGAACTTGTAGGTGACGAACCATTCGCAGTGGTACTGGCCGATGACCTATGTGTGAATGAGCAACAAGGCGTGTTAGCACAAATGGTTGCCCTATATAAACAGTTCCGCTGTTCTATCGTTGCTGTTCAAGAAGTTCCTGAAGAAGAGACCCATAAGTACGGTGTTATCTCAGGTGAAATGATCAAAGACGATTTGTTCCGTGTTGATGACATGGTGGAAAAGCCAGAGCAAGGCACGGCACCAAGTAATCTAGCGATCATTGGTCGTTACATCCTGACTCCTGACATCTTCGAACTGATCGAGCAAACGGAACCAGGTAAAGGTGGTGAGATCCAAATCACTGATGCACTGCTTAAACAAGCAAAAGCAGGTTGTGTATTGGCATACAAATTTAAAGGTCAGCGTTTTGACTGCGGTAGCGTAGAAGGCTACATCGAAGCAACAAACTACTGCTTTGAAAACCTATACAAAAAAGACCAACAGCAAGTTGAGCTAGGCAAACACTCAACACAGAAAGAAGCATAA
- a CDS encoding PglL family O-oligosaccharyltransferase produces the protein MATIHTSGTQLEHQVTQLPLNKAFLASLAVVFLLAMHFFMPNPGGSGLALSFNPTTWLALSFTLAIGFYQLATNRVLKYSKLTIGLLISCVILTLPILYSNASPQGASGRLLGLWAGFALFVVLQQFKFSNKHKQRMLWFIVLAVVIQALFGYVQYFLLEPGNLFGYNTEANRPYGIFQQPNVMASFLATGFVLSAYLLARQPAKYNHKISESFLLYLTPTLTVPLLIIIASRTGWLAALIGFICILPYLYKFSTKKRFYGWCASVAVGIVVAFSVISLSTTDSIASKKANLESPRAYTFPQTLDMLVEKPFTGYGYGKFESEYTLYTARQHQLNSNYHPGLPAMDHPHNEFLFWGVEGGIVPIIGILIAAVLVLSRISSSAKGTRLALLALFIPILLHSQLEYPFYHSAIHWITFIILIYWVDQRASRHYQQPFSIISKTLFRVTSLVLPILVSVYMLSALHTNYVLTKFELSKPKNPDILKQVTNPVVWKDRYDWDIYSTYLNIGLYKGDPSLIQPYVDWSLEIIKSKPRPAFYSNLILAYQGLGEESKAEQIRSEAKFLFPNRDFSQVQYKKISQAENNVSSAE, from the coding sequence ATGGCAACAATACACACTAGCGGAACCCAGCTAGAGCATCAGGTCACTCAACTACCTCTCAACAAAGCATTCCTTGCTTCATTAGCTGTTGTGTTCTTACTCGCCATGCATTTTTTCATGCCTAACCCAGGTGGTTCTGGCCTTGCCCTATCCTTTAATCCGACGACTTGGCTGGCTCTAAGCTTCACTTTAGCGATTGGCTTTTATCAACTAGCGACCAATCGAGTTCTCAAGTATTCCAAGTTAACCATAGGTTTGCTGATAAGCTGCGTGATACTCACGTTGCCTATTCTATATAGCAATGCTTCGCCGCAAGGGGCTTCAGGTCGATTACTTGGGTTATGGGCTGGCTTTGCCTTATTCGTGGTTCTTCAACAATTCAAATTCAGTAATAAACATAAACAACGCATGCTGTGGTTCATCGTACTTGCTGTCGTCATACAGGCATTGTTTGGCTATGTGCAATATTTTTTGCTGGAGCCTGGTAACCTATTTGGTTACAACACTGAAGCTAATCGCCCGTATGGAATCTTCCAACAGCCTAACGTGATGGCCAGCTTTTTAGCGACGGGTTTTGTACTCTCTGCTTACCTATTAGCGAGGCAGCCAGCCAAGTACAACCATAAGATTAGCGAATCATTTTTACTCTACCTAACACCAACGTTAACGGTGCCACTGCTGATCATCATCGCATCACGCACAGGTTGGTTAGCTGCACTCATTGGCTTCATATGTATTCTGCCTTACCTCTACAAGTTCTCGACCAAGAAACGATTCTACGGATGGTGTGCATCCGTTGCTGTCGGTATCGTAGTTGCGTTTTCAGTAATCAGCCTTAGCACTACAGATAGTATAGCGAGTAAAAAAGCGAACCTAGAGAGCCCTCGAGCTTACACCTTCCCGCAAACATTAGACATGTTGGTAGAGAAACCATTTACTGGTTACGGCTACGGAAAATTTGAATCAGAGTACACCCTGTATACCGCTCGTCAGCATCAACTCAATTCAAACTATCATCCGGGGCTTCCAGCAATGGATCACCCCCACAATGAGTTTCTATTCTGGGGAGTTGAGGGCGGTATTGTACCTATCATAGGAATATTGATTGCCGCAGTATTAGTATTGTCGCGTATCTCGAGCTCAGCGAAAGGAACACGCTTAGCTTTACTGGCTCTGTTCATACCGATACTTTTACACTCTCAGCTAGAGTACCCGTTCTATCACTCAGCGATACACTGGATAACCTTTATCATCTTGATTTATTGGGTTGACCAGCGCGCTTCGCGTCATTATCAGCAGCCATTTAGCATCATCAGTAAAACGTTATTTAGAGTGACCAGCTTAGTGTTACCAATTCTGGTGAGTGTTTACATGTTGAGTGCACTACATACCAACTATGTACTGACCAAATTTGAGCTATCTAAACCTAAAAACCCAGATATTCTCAAACAAGTCACTAACCCTGTAGTTTGGAAAGATCGCTACGATTGGGACATATACAGCACCTACCTGAACATTGGTCTTTATAAAGGCGACCCTAGCCTTATTCAGCCTTACGTTGATTGGTCACTAGAGATCATAAAGAGTAAACCAAGACCAGCGTTCTACAGTAACCTGATCCTTGCTTACCAAGGTTTAGGGGAAGAGAGCAAAGCGGAACAAATCCGCAGTGAAGCAAAGTTTTTATTCCCAAACAGAGACTTTTCACAGGTTCAATACAAGAAAATATCTCAAGCTGAAAACAACGTCTCATCGGCAGAGTAG
- the uvrA gene encoding excinuclease ABC subunit UvrA yields the protein MDKIEIRGARTHNLKDVNLTIPRDKLIVITGLSGSGKSSLAFDTLYAEGQRRYVESLSAYARQFLSLMEKPDVDHIEGLSPAISIEQKSTSHNPRSTVGTITEVYDYLRLLYARVGEPRCPEHNTPLAAQTISQMVDKVLELPVGSKMMLLAPIVKERKGEHVKTLENLAAQGFIRARIDGETCDLSDPPALELHKKHTIEVVVDRFKVRPDLQQRLAESFETTLELSGGIAVVGWMDETDQEEIVFSANFACPKCGYSMQELEPRLFSFNNPAGACGTCDGLGVQQYFDPSRVILDENLSIADGAIKGWDQKNYYYFQMLTSLSEHYGFDLFAPFNSLPKKTQEIILKGSGRTEVEFKYINDRGDIRVKRHPFEGILNTLERRYRDTESNAVREDLAKYISTKSCSSCNGTRLRLEARNVFIGDTTLPEIVELSIADALQFFQELKLDGQRGQIADKVMKEINDRLHFLVNVGLNYLNLSRSAETLSGGEAQRIRLASQIGAGLVGVMYVLDEPSIGLHQRDNERLLQTLVHLRDLGNTVLVVEHDEDAIRCADHVIDIGPGAGVHGGHVVAEGTMQDIIDNPNSLTGQYLSGVKEIEVPKQRTPIDKKKVVEIIGATGNNLKNVTATIPVGLFSCITGVSGSGKSTLINDTFFKIAHTQLNGATTAVPAPHKKIKGLEHFDKVIDIDQSPIGRTPRSNPATYTGIFTPIRELFAGTQESRSRGYKPGRFSFNVRGGRCEACQGDGVIKVEMHFLPDVYVPCDVCKGKRYNRETLEVRYKGKTIDEVLEMTVEDAREFFNPVPVIARKLQTLMDVGLSYIRLGQAATTLSGGEAQRVKLARELSKRDTGKTLYILDEPTTGLHFHDIQQLLTVLHRLRDHGNTVVVIEHNLDVVKTADWILDLGPEGGQGGGKIVAEGTPEDVALVEGSHTARFLKPMLNLN from the coding sequence ATGGATAAAATAGAAATTAGAGGCGCTCGTACGCATAACCTCAAAGACGTAAACCTTACCATCCCTCGTGATAAGCTGATTGTTATCACAGGTCTCTCTGGTTCAGGTAAGTCATCACTTGCGTTTGATACCCTCTACGCTGAAGGGCAACGCCGTTATGTTGAGTCTCTGTCTGCCTACGCTCGTCAATTTCTATCCCTTATGGAAAAACCTGATGTCGACCACATCGAAGGCTTATCTCCTGCTATCTCGATAGAACAGAAATCGACGTCTCACAACCCTCGCTCGACGGTCGGTACTATTACAGAAGTTTATGATTACCTAAGGCTTCTTTACGCACGGGTCGGAGAACCTCGCTGCCCAGAGCACAATACACCGCTTGCAGCACAAACCATCAGCCAAATGGTGGATAAGGTACTTGAGCTACCTGTTGGTTCAAAGATGATGCTGTTAGCACCAATCGTTAAAGAGCGTAAAGGTGAGCACGTAAAAACACTGGAAAACTTAGCAGCTCAGGGCTTTATCCGAGCGCGTATTGATGGTGAGACCTGCGACCTATCCGATCCACCAGCACTAGAACTTCATAAAAAGCACACCATTGAAGTCGTAGTAGACAGGTTCAAGGTTCGCCCTGACCTTCAACAACGTTTAGCCGAATCATTCGAAACCACGTTAGAGCTCTCTGGTGGTATTGCTGTCGTTGGTTGGATGGATGAAACAGACCAAGAAGAGATCGTATTTTCTGCTAACTTCGCTTGTCCAAAGTGTGGTTACAGCATGCAAGAGCTTGAACCTCGCCTATTCTCATTCAACAACCCAGCTGGTGCATGTGGTACATGTGATGGCCTTGGAGTTCAGCAGTACTTTGATCCAAGCCGAGTGATCTTAGATGAGAATCTAAGTATTGCAGATGGAGCTATTAAGGGCTGGGATCAAAAGAATTACTACTATTTCCAGATGCTAACATCACTCTCTGAGCACTATGGTTTCGATCTGTTTGCACCATTTAATTCTCTACCGAAGAAGACTCAAGAGATTATTCTGAAAGGCTCAGGTCGCACTGAAGTTGAGTTCAAATACATCAATGATCGTGGTGATATTCGAGTCAAACGTCACCCATTTGAAGGTATTTTGAATACGCTAGAACGCCGTTACCGTGATACGGAATCAAATGCGGTCCGTGAAGATCTTGCTAAGTACATATCAACGAAATCCTGCTCTAGCTGTAATGGTACACGCTTGAGATTAGAAGCTCGCAATGTCTTCATTGGCGATACTACACTGCCTGAAATCGTTGAACTGAGCATTGCTGACGCACTGCAATTTTTCCAAGAGTTGAAGTTAGACGGTCAACGCGGACAAATCGCCGATAAGGTAATGAAAGAGATCAATGATCGCCTGCACTTCTTGGTTAATGTCGGCTTGAACTACCTCAACCTATCACGCAGTGCAGAAACACTTTCAGGTGGTGAAGCGCAACGTATCCGACTTGCAAGCCAAATTGGTGCAGGCTTAGTGGGGGTTATGTATGTATTGGATGAACCATCGATTGGCCTCCACCAGCGTGACAATGAACGCCTGCTGCAAACCTTGGTTCACCTAAGAGACTTAGGCAATACTGTGCTTGTCGTTGAGCATGATGAAGACGCTATTCGTTGTGCCGACCATGTGATTGATATTGGTCCAGGTGCTGGCGTGCACGGCGGCCACGTCGTCGCAGAAGGTACTATGCAAGATATCATCGACAACCCAAACTCGTTGACAGGTCAGTACCTGAGTGGCGTAAAAGAGATTGAAGTACCAAAACAACGAACACCAATCGACAAGAAAAAAGTCGTCGAGATCATTGGGGCTACCGGTAATAACTTGAAAAATGTCACCGCGACTATCCCAGTTGGCCTATTCAGCTGTATTACTGGTGTATCAGGGTCAGGTAAGTCGACACTGATTAATGACACCTTCTTTAAAATTGCTCACACCCAACTCAACGGTGCAACGACAGCAGTACCTGCACCACATAAGAAAATTAAAGGCTTAGAGCACTTCGATAAGGTCATCGATATTGACCAAAGCCCTATAGGTCGAACGCCAAGATCAAACCCTGCAACCTACACAGGAATATTCACCCCTATTCGTGAGTTGTTCGCTGGAACACAAGAGTCACGTTCGCGCGGTTACAAACCGGGACGCTTCAGCTTTAACGTGCGTGGCGGACGCTGTGAAGCCTGTCAGGGCGATGGTGTTATCAAGGTAGAAATGCACTTCTTACCAGACGTTTATGTGCCGTGTGATGTGTGTAAGGGCAAGCGCTACAACCGTGAAACACTAGAAGTTCGCTACAAGGGTAAAACCATCGACGAAGTACTGGAAATGACCGTAGAAGACGCACGTGAGTTCTTTAATCCGGTTCCAGTGATCGCTCGCAAGCTGCAAACTCTCATGGATGTCGGCCTTTCTTACATTCGTTTGGGGCAAGCCGCTACTACCCTATCTGGTGGTGAGGCTCAACGTGTTAAATTAGCGCGTGAGCTGTCTAAACGAGATACAGGAAAGACGTTATACATTCTGGATGAACCAACAACAGGGCTTCACTTCCACGATATCCAACAGCTACTAACCGTATTGCATCGACTGCGTGATCACGGTAATACCGTTGTGGTAATTGAACACAACTTGGATGTCGTTAAAACTGCAGACTGGATACTCGATCTCGGCCCTGAGGGTGGTCAAGGTGGTGGTAAAATTGTTGCAGAAGGTACACCTGAAGATGTGGCACTAGTCGAAGGTTCACATACAGCACGCTTCCTCAAGCCTATGTTAAATTTGAACTAG
- a CDS encoding MSHA biogenesis protein MshI: MNFKAIVDKLKPSKSNGNTQVVMLGNDAVYISSTEQESQVTSIPLVNGDWESALKKSLNSEAFTSNSLQLIVCANYYQTYQLDKPDIPESEWSVALPFLLKDLVAERVTEITASAVALPTSNKLQVYVLPKKLLDKLVNITNSAQVELKGVAPEDEIWGYSAGELSNFILLQRSTNSHFKLGAFVEHTVCFQRTIRSVVPPLTGVASSALQLDGLALELQRSIDYLSSQIKGTQLHQLKICCDEEDEAELQSALNSTLSSTVSLLVEGERESSESLLVQLAAKREAFNVNLYPEHLKPKKEYFTLANVAASWGLVGALLLGSYFVMNYQASNLDAELTALQQESSQLNKQVNQLNSKLTQHKPSPEKVAAVERLKRETQAKKEALKAVGQYDESQQVGYSGVMNSLAQLGRNDISLSHIYMTHDTLDMSGLARNANVVPNWIGQFKNELNLVGRSFEKLKIGRNDQDVVTFELSTRRESK, encoded by the coding sequence ATGAATTTTAAAGCGATTGTAGACAAATTAAAGCCAAGCAAAAGCAATGGCAACACTCAAGTTGTCATGCTGGGTAACGATGCTGTCTATATTTCATCGACGGAACAAGAATCTCAAGTAACCAGTATTCCTTTAGTTAATGGTGACTGGGAAAGTGCGCTGAAAAAATCGTTGAATAGTGAGGCGTTTACCAGCAATAGCCTTCAACTTATTGTTTGCGCTAACTATTACCAAACCTATCAGCTTGATAAGCCGGACATCCCAGAAAGTGAATGGTCGGTTGCCTTGCCATTTCTACTCAAAGACCTTGTTGCGGAGAGAGTTACAGAGATCACCGCGAGTGCGGTTGCTCTACCAACTTCGAATAAGCTACAAGTCTATGTATTGCCGAAAAAGCTGCTAGACAAGCTGGTTAATATTACGAACTCGGCGCAAGTTGAGCTAAAAGGTGTGGCGCCAGAAGATGAAATCTGGGGTTATAGTGCAGGTGAACTGTCGAACTTTATCCTTTTACAACGCAGTACTAATTCGCACTTCAAGCTGGGGGCGTTTGTTGAACATACTGTTTGCTTCCAAAGAACCATCCGTAGCGTTGTACCCCCTTTAACAGGAGTGGCGTCCAGTGCTCTGCAATTAGATGGTCTTGCCTTAGAGCTTCAACGCTCTATTGATTATCTGTCTTCTCAAATTAAAGGCACGCAGCTTCATCAACTCAAGATCTGTTGTGATGAAGAGGATGAAGCTGAATTACAAAGTGCGTTAAACAGCACGTTGAGTTCAACGGTCTCTTTGCTCGTTGAAGGAGAGCGTGAAAGCTCTGAAAGCTTGTTGGTTCAACTTGCGGCTAAAAGAGAGGCGTTCAACGTCAATCTTTACCCTGAGCATTTAAAGCCTAAAAAAGAGTATTTTACTTTAGCGAATGTCGCTGCGAGTTGGGGATTGGTTGGTGCATTGTTGCTTGGCAGTTACTTTGTGATGAACTACCAAGCTTCCAACTTAGATGCTGAATTAACAGCTCTGCAACAAGAGTCGAGCCAGCTTAACAAGCAGGTTAACCAATTGAATAGTAAGTTAACTCAACATAAACCTTCTCCTGAGAAAGTAGCGGCAGTTGAGCGTCTCAAACGTGAGACTCAAGCAAAGAAAGAGGCGTTAAAGGCGGTTGGGCAATACGACGAATCTCAGCAAGTCGGGTATTCTGGCGTCATGAATTCCTTAGCTCAATTAGGCCGAAATGACATCTCTCTTTCGCACATCTATATGACCCATGACACGCTAGATATGAGTGGCTTAGCTCGTAATGCTAATGTTGTCCCTAACTGGATTGGTCAATTCAAAAATGAGCTTAATCTTGTTGGCCGTTCTTTTGAAAAACTGAAAATAGGTCGTAATGATCAAGACGTGGTGACCTTTGAGTTAAGTACTCGTAGGGAGAGCAAGTAA